A single genomic interval of Malania oleifera isolate guangnan ecotype guangnan chromosome 13, ASM2987363v1, whole genome shotgun sequence harbors:
- the LOC131145604 gene encoding uncharacterized protein LOC131145604: MERCSSYGASWADQWDDGGKPEPAAETKKSGGATTKYRKKVGEGLGKTKAVASNGMKKVKEGTVVGFQWIKDKYQKTTHKR; encoded by the coding sequence ATGGAACGATGCAGCTCATACGGGGCTTCCTGGGCTGATCAGTGGGACGATGGCGGCAAACCAGAGCCGGCGGCGGAGACCAAAAAGAGCGGCGGCGCCACCACCAAGTACCGGAAGAAGGTCGGAGAAGGCCTTGGAAAGACCAAAGCCGTGGCTTCAAATGGCATGAAGAAGGTTAAGGAAGGCACCGTCGTCGGCTTCCAATGGATCAAAGACAAGTATCAAAAAACCACCCATAAacgctaa